The Aphis gossypii isolate Hap1 unplaced genomic scaffold, ASM2018417v2 Contig00758, whole genome shotgun sequence genomic interval GaatttacaaatcaatatattcaaaattatgatttcagcTACAGCAATATACAAAGTGAAGATTGTTCATTTATGTACgagttattacaatttcattttaattcattatcgaacatgatattacaagatttagtgatgtaatataaaaaaagtttcttaatttattttaatttatcgttcttgtaaaaaaaaaaaaatgtgaaattaataCCACTTGTATActaactttcaatatttttatttttatttttttttgtttttatttttatttttatttttattttaacctataaatgaattattattattttttttttatctaaataataaaaaataaatataaatataaaaaattttttttttttattaaataaaattattccaaCACCATAtcctattacatacattttataagtttattttttttggtttgtgTCTGATTAGCTTCTTGGCGGGATGTCGCAtcattttgtcgaaaacagaTTGAATGAGCGTCACCATTTCTTTGGCTGTAGTTAAATCATCCGGATGCTGTCCtgttaaagatattttgagTGAGCATTCAGCATGCTTCCATCTAaaaaagttaggttaggttaaattaattttattataaatatttcactttagttaaatatatatactattattattattattattattacccatCTTGCAGAGCAACTTTATCAATTTTAGCACATTTATAATGTGCTATAGTCCAGTAATCTACAGCCGTATTGTCTACAGGTGTCTTAACCGTTAATGAACAATCatccttttttatattcaaggtGTTCTCTGCATCGGTTGGTATAGTTGGATCTgttattaattctaatattttgtctgtataacaaatagcagtgctctataaaataataattaaattatatttttttactttttcgtaatatgtcataaatttatataactcaccTTTTTCGTCTTTTTCGATACTGGTTTCTTCTCCGGTTTTACAGCTAACCTTTTCGATGTACCTTTTTTTTGAGATGTTGTTGCAATATtatcctataattaaaatagacgaTAAGCTG includes:
- the LOC126555235 gene encoding uncharacterized protein LOC126555235 — its product is MSCYSFKSDDEESVVFSEDNIATTSQKKGTSKRLAVKPEKKPVSKKTKKSTAICYTDKILELITDPTIPTDAENTLNIKKDDCSLTVKTPVDNTAVDYWTIAHYKCAKIDKVALQDGWKHAECSLKISLTGQHPDDLTTAKEMVTLIQSVFDKMMRHPAKKLIRHKPKKINL